The following proteins come from a genomic window of Actinomycetes bacterium:
- a CDS encoding helix-turn-helix transcriptional regulator, with amino-acid sequence MPNARLRRQRRQRGWSLQRVAEELQKLCELEGRRVGVTASMVGKWERGFKRPSPFYQEKLCALYGLSAEQLGLVDDAEQALPAWSLDRDTLAETLESWRHDVERRAFLRHMTSVAGVAALAPALDTVGAEPHERLARALDRPSRVDDATMGHLETVISECRRLDDRIGSRDLQGPVTGHLQLITSLLQGSQSGPVHRRLCTAAAQVAQLAGWLAFDMNDHRAARRYYEVALRAAQEAGDRALAAYVLGCMSVVATYGQDAYAGLQLALEAQNRGRGSVTATTLAWLCRVEALALATLGEAGPCASALDRAEAAIAQASSASDPPWIYHFDRSQLAGQKGACYVRLHRPHDAQASLGEALTTLSTEFVRDRSLHLTHLASAYAQQGEIEEACRLAGDSLTNAMYTGSARELRRIHEFRRDLDRWNGTAAVKNLDAQLLLA; translated from the coding sequence ATGCCCAATGCACGACTCCGCCGCCAGCGGCGCCAACGGGGATGGTCCTTGCAGCGGGTGGCGGAAGAGCTACAGAAATTGTGTGAGCTCGAGGGCCGTCGCGTGGGTGTGACCGCCAGCATGGTCGGCAAGTGGGAACGGGGGTTCAAGCGGCCCAGCCCGTTCTACCAGGAGAAGTTGTGCGCGCTCTACGGCCTGTCGGCCGAGCAGCTCGGGTTGGTGGATGACGCAGAGCAGGCGTTACCGGCGTGGTCCCTCGATCGCGACACGCTGGCTGAGACCCTTGAGTCGTGGAGACATGACGTGGAACGCCGAGCCTTCCTTCGCCACATGACCAGCGTCGCCGGGGTCGCCGCGCTCGCGCCGGCGCTCGATACGGTGGGAGCCGAGCCGCATGAGCGGCTCGCCCGGGCGCTGGACCGACCCAGCCGGGTCGACGACGCCACCATGGGGCACCTGGAGACGGTCATCAGCGAGTGCCGTCGCCTCGACGACCGCATCGGCTCGCGCGACCTGCAGGGTCCGGTCACCGGCCACCTGCAGCTCATCACCTCCCTGCTGCAGGGCTCGCAGTCCGGGCCGGTGCACCGCCGGCTGTGCACCGCAGCGGCCCAGGTCGCCCAGCTCGCCGGCTGGCTCGCCTTCGACATGAACGATCACCGGGCCGCCAGGCGGTACTACGAGGTCGCGCTCAGGGCCGCCCAGGAGGCAGGGGACCGCGCCTTGGCCGCCTACGTGCTCGGCTGCATGAGCGTGGTCGCCACCTACGGCCAGGACGCCTACGCCGGCCTCCAGCTCGCTCTCGAGGCGCAGAACAGGGGGAGAGGGTCGGTGACGGCGACCACGCTCGCCTGGCTCTGCCGGGTCGAGGCGCTCGCCCTGGCGACCCTCGGCGAGGCGGGGCCCTGCGCCTCGGCCCTCGACCGGGCCGAGGCCGCCATCGCCCAGGCGTCGTCGGCGTCCGACCCGCCCTGGATCTACCATTTCGACCGCTCCCAGCTCGCCGGGCAGAAGGGCGCCTGCTACGTGCGGCTGCACCGGCCGCACGACGCGCAGGCGTCCCTCGGCGAGGCGCTCACGACGCTGAGCACGGAATTCGTGCGCGACCGGTCGCTGCACCTGACCCATCTGGCGAGCGCGTACGCCCAGCAGGGGGAGATCGAGGAGGCGTGCCGCCTGGCCGGCGACTCCTTGACCAACGCCATGTACACGGGATCGGCCCGCGAATTGCGGCGCATCCACGAGTTCCGCCGTGACCTCGACCGGTGGAACGGGACGGCGGCGGTGAAAAACCTGGACGCGCAGCTGCTCCTGGCCTAG
- a CDS encoding bifunctional DNA primase/polymerase, with translation MKLRMTNSLLRAALDYAERGIPVFPCHHPANNWQRGRWSSLECSCQQLGCLHPGEHPLSQRWLEEATTDAARIERCWLRRPEANIGLATGVMFDVLDVAGPAGQSYRFPQGITPAGPVARTGSGRWHYFVRPTGFGDAAVPGHTGSGSASRSHLHWHGRGGYVLAVPSRHSAGGATRWIRGIDLPLPEVPALLHALHTPRAQRTERARPA, from the coding sequence ATGAAGCTGCGCATGACCAACAGCCTGCTCAGAGCGGCCCTCGACTACGCCGAGCGGGGCATCCCGGTCTTCCCCTGCCACCATCCTGCCAACAACTGGCAGCGCGGCCGCTGGAGCAGCCTCGAATGCTCGTGCCAGCAGCTCGGCTGCCTCCACCCTGGAGAGCACCCGCTCTCCCAGCGCTGGCTCGAGGAGGCCACCACCGACGCCGCCCGGATCGAGCGTTGCTGGCTGCGCCGCCCCGAGGCCAACATCGGGCTCGCCACCGGGGTGATGTTCGACGTCCTGGACGTCGCCGGCCCGGCCGGCCAGTCGTACAGGTTCCCCCAGGGCATCACCCCGGCGGGCCCGGTGGCGCGCACCGGCAGCGGCCGCTGGCACTACTTCGTACGCCCGACGGGGTTCGGCGACGCGGCCGTGCCGGGCCACACCGGGTCCGGGTCCGCCTCCCGCAGCCACCTCCACTGGCATGGGCGCGGAGGGTACGTGCTGGCGGTGCCGAGCCGGCACTCGGCCGGAGGGGCGACGCGCTGGATCCGCGGGATCGACCTGCCGCTTCCCGAGGTGCCGGCCCTTCTGCACGCCCTGCACACCCCGCGGGCCCAGCGAACCGAGCGGGCGCGCCCGGCCTGA
- a CDS encoding NUDIX hydrolase has protein sequence MQGAPKRTPVVPARPAATVVVLRDGPTGLEVYLQRRTMTMGFAAGLWVFPGGRVDRVDQDPAVDATWSGPGPEAWAARLGLGRSEARGTVVAACRECLEEAGVLLADRAPEPAALDAARRQLLAGRQGLGAVLAGLGVRLDTSRLRYWAWWVTPEAETRRYDTRFFVAGLPRGATVTVHGLEAERGHWLPVASAVAEPVRMLPPTWCTLRELTAFSSVAEVLAAADARVIERTLPLWAGDAVVLPSGERIRLPPLGQRAPEPPGAREARLPQVPSPEAGKALSPEAGQAPSSQASQAGEAPSPQASQAPSSEADEGASPQVTLPEAGEGRGGRP, from the coding sequence ATGCAAGGAGCGCCGAAGAGGACCCCGGTCGTTCCGGCTCGCCCCGCCGCCACCGTGGTCGTGCTGCGCGACGGGCCGACGGGGCTCGAGGTGTACCTGCAGCGGCGCACGATGACGATGGGGTTCGCAGCTGGGCTCTGGGTCTTCCCGGGGGGCCGGGTGGACCGGGTCGACCAGGACCCGGCCGTCGACGCGACCTGGTCGGGCCCTGGCCCAGAGGCATGGGCGGCCCGCCTCGGCCTCGGCCGTTCCGAGGCACGGGGGACGGTGGTGGCCGCCTGCCGGGAATGCCTGGAGGAGGCCGGGGTCCTGCTCGCCGACCGCGCACCCGAGCCCGCCGCGCTGGACGCGGCCCGGCGGCAGCTGCTCGCCGGCCGGCAGGGGCTTGGCGCCGTGCTCGCCGGCCTCGGGGTGCGTCTGGACACCAGCCGGCTGCGCTACTGGGCCTGGTGGGTGACGCCGGAGGCCGAGACCCGCCGCTACGACACGCGCTTCTTCGTGGCCGGGCTGCCCAGGGGCGCCACCGTGACCGTCCACGGCCTGGAGGCCGAGCGCGGGCACTGGCTCCCGGTGGCGTCGGCCGTGGCCGAGCCGGTGCGCATGCTGCCGCCGACCTGGTGCACGCTGCGCGAGCTGACCGCCTTCTCGTCGGTGGCCGAGGTGCTGGCGGCGGCCGACGCACGGGTGATCGAGCGCACCCTTCCCCTCTGGGCCGGCGACGCCGTGGTGCTTCCTTCGGGCGAGCGCATCCGCCTGCCGCCGCTGGGCCAGCGTGCCCCCGAGCCGCCTGGAGCGCGCGAGGCCCGACTGCCCCAGGTCCCCTCGCCCGAGGCGGGCAAGGCTCTCTCACCCGAGGCGGGTCAGGCTCCCTCTTCCCAGGCTTCCCAGGCGGGCGAGGCTCCCTCGCCCCAAGCGTCCCAGGCTCCCTCGTCCGAGGCGGACGAGGGAGCCTCGCCCCAGGTGACGTTGCCCGAGGCGGGCGAGGGTCGGGGTGGGCGGCCGTGA
- a CDS encoding MBL fold metallo-hydrolase, producing MTGAVERWSERVTRILAPNPSPMTLEGTNTYVVSEPDAGEVVVIDPGPPDAHHAQRVLRACEGRLVELVLLTHTHVDHAEGARAFAERAGAPLAALAPAWSTPRAPALVAGRPLAAGSLGLVPVPTPGHAPDHCCYLLGTEQAMFTGDHVLGRGSTVVDWPEGDMSDYLRSLSILLDYDLERLYPGHGPLVPDAASKIDEYIAHRRARERQVLAALAAGDRTPAEIVARVYAEVEPVLHPAAERSVRAHLAKLVREGRALADGDRFARAP from the coding sequence GTGACCGGTGCCGTCGAGCGGTGGAGCGAGCGGGTCACCCGGATCCTCGCCCCCAACCCGTCGCCGATGACGCTCGAGGGAACCAACACCTACGTCGTGAGCGAGCCGGACGCCGGAGAGGTAGTGGTGATCGACCCTGGCCCGCCCGATGCCCACCACGCGCAGCGGGTGCTGCGGGCGTGCGAGGGCCGCCTGGTCGAGCTCGTGCTGCTCACCCACACCCACGTCGACCACGCCGAGGGGGCCCGGGCGTTCGCCGAGCGGGCCGGCGCCCCGCTGGCCGCGCTCGCCCCGGCCTGGTCGACGCCTCGCGCCCCAGCCCTGGTCGCTGGCCGGCCGCTGGCCGCTGGGAGCTTGGGCCTGGTACCAGTACCGACTCCCGGCCACGCCCCGGACCACTGCTGCTACCTGCTCGGCACCGAGCAGGCGATGTTCACCGGCGACCACGTGCTCGGCCGCGGGTCCACCGTGGTCGACTGGCCGGAGGGGGACATGAGCGACTACCTGCGCTCGCTGTCCATCCTGCTCGACTACGACCTGGAGCGGCTCTACCCGGGGCACGGGCCACTGGTGCCCGACGCCGCCAGCAAGATCGACGAGTACATCGCCCACCGGCGCGCGCGCGAGCGCCAGGTCCTGGCCGCGCTCGCCGCGGGCGACCGGACCCCGGCCGAGATCGTCGCCCGGGTCTACGCCGAGGTCGAGCCCGTGCTCCACCCGGCCGCCGAGCGCTCGGTCCGGGCCCACCTGGCCAAGCTCGTCCGCGAGGGCCGCGCCCTGGCTGACGGCGACCGCTTCGCCCGCGCCCCCTGA